Proteins from a single region of Streptomyces sp. Tu 3180:
- a CDS encoding PHP domain-containing protein, whose protein sequence is MRIDLHTHSTASDGTDTPADLVRKAAAVGLDVIALTDHDTTRGHAEALAALPEGLTLVTGAELSCRLDGISMHMLAYLFDPEEPALLAERELVRDDRVPRARGMIDKLNALGVPVTWEQVARIAGDGSVGRPHVATALVELGVVPTVSDAFTQEWLADGGRAYVEKHETDPFEALRLIKGAGGVAVFAHPAASKRGRTVPESAIAALAEAGLDGLEVDHMDHDPEVRAGLRGLAQELGLLVTGSSDYHGSRKTCVLGEFMTDPEVYGEITRRATGAFPVPGTGGA, encoded by the coding sequence GTGCGTATCGACCTGCACACCCACTCCACCGCGTCCGACGGCACGGACACGCCGGCCGACCTGGTCCGCAAGGCCGCAGCCGTCGGACTCGACGTCATCGCGCTGACCGACCACGACACCACCCGCGGGCACGCCGAGGCCCTCGCCGCGCTGCCCGAGGGGCTCACGCTGGTCACCGGTGCGGAGCTCTCCTGCCGGCTCGACGGCATCAGCATGCACATGCTGGCCTACCTCTTCGACCCCGAGGAGCCCGCACTGCTCGCCGAGCGCGAGCTGGTCCGGGACGACCGGGTGCCGCGCGCCCGGGGCATGATCGACAAGCTCAACGCGCTGGGCGTGCCCGTCACCTGGGAGCAGGTCGCGCGGATCGCCGGCGACGGGTCGGTGGGGCGCCCGCACGTCGCCACCGCCCTCGTCGAGCTGGGCGTCGTGCCGACCGTGAGTGACGCGTTCACCCAGGAGTGGCTGGCCGACGGCGGCCGGGCCTACGTGGAGAAGCACGAGACCGACCCCTTCGAGGCCCTGCGGCTGATCAAGGGCGCGGGCGGGGTCGCGGTGTTCGCGCACCCGGCCGCGAGCAAGCGGGGCCGGACCGTGCCCGAGTCCGCGATCGCCGCACTGGCCGAGGCCGGCCTCGACGGCCTCGAGGTCGACCACATGGACCACGACCCCGAGGTGCGGGCCGGGCTGCGGGGCCTCGCGCAGGAGCTGGGACTCCTGGTGACGGGGTCCAGCGACTACCACGGCAGCCGGAAGACCTGCGTCCTCGGCGAGTTCATGACGGACCCCGAGGTGTACGGCGAGATCACGCGGCGCGCGACCGGGGCGTTCCCGGTGCCGGGGACCGGCGGAGCCTGA
- a CDS encoding MarC family protein translates to MFDVALFGSLFLTLFVIMDPPGITPIFLALTAGRPVKAQRRMAFQAVCVAGGVITVFGLLGHQILDYLHVSVPALMIAGGLLLLLIALDLLTGKSDEPQQTKDVNVALVPLGMPLLAGPGAMVSVILAVEKAGGVAGQVSVWSAILAIHVVLWLAMRYSLLIIRVIKDGGVVLVTRLAGMMLSAIAVQQIINGVTQVIRGG, encoded by the coding sequence ATGTTCGACGTCGCCCTCTTCGGCTCCCTCTTCCTGACCCTCTTCGTCATCATGGATCCCCCGGGGATCACCCCGATCTTCCTCGCCCTGACCGCGGGCCGGCCCGTCAAGGCGCAGAGGCGGATGGCCTTCCAGGCCGTGTGCGTGGCCGGTGGCGTGATCACCGTCTTCGGGCTGCTCGGCCACCAGATCCTCGACTACCTGCACGTGTCGGTGCCCGCGCTGATGATCGCGGGCGGGCTGCTGCTCCTGCTGATCGCGCTCGACCTGCTCACCGGCAAGTCCGACGAGCCCCAGCAGACCAAGGACGTCAACGTCGCGCTGGTCCCGCTGGGCATGCCGCTGCTGGCCGGGCCCGGCGCGATGGTGTCGGTGATCCTCGCGGTGGAGAAGGCCGGCGGTGTCGCCGGGCAGGTCTCGGTGTGGTCGGCGATCCTCGCCATCCACGTCGTGCTGTGGCTGGCGATGCGGTACTCGCTGCTGATCATCCGGGTCATCAAGGACGGCGGCGTGGTCCTGGTGACGCGCCTCGCGGGCATGATGCTCTCCGCGATCGCCGTGCAGCAGATCATCAACGGCGTCACCCAGGTGATCCGGGGCGGCTGA